A genomic segment from Phalacrocorax aristotelis chromosome 16, bGulAri2.1, whole genome shotgun sequence encodes:
- the LOC142065113 gene encoding myosin heavy chain, skeletal muscle, adult: protein MASPDSEMAAFGEAAPYLRKSEKERIEAQNKPFDAKSSVFVVHPKESFVKGTIQSKESGKVTVKTEAGETLTVKEDQIFSMNPPKYDKIEDMAMMTHLHEPAVLYNLKERYAAWMIYTYSGLFCVTVNPYKWLPVYNPEVVLAYRGKKRQEAPPHIFSISDNAYQFMLTDRENQSILITGESGAGKTVNTKRVIQYFATIAASGEKKKEEASGKMQGTLEDQIISANPLLEAFGNAKTVRNDNSSRFGKFIRIHFGATGKLASADIETYLLEKSRVTFQLKAERSYHIFYQIMSNKKPELIDMLLITTNPFDFHYVSQGEVTVPSIDDQEELMATDSAIDILGFTADEKTAIYKLTGAVMHYGNLKFKQKQREEQAEPDGTEVADKAAYLMGLNSAELLKALCYPRVKVGNEYVTKGQTVEQVNNAVGALAKAVYEKMFLWMVVRINQQLDTKQPRQYFIGVLDIAGFEIFDFNSFEQLCINFTNEKLQQFFNHHMFVLEQEEYKKEGIEWEFIDFGMDLAACIELIEKPMGIFSILEEECMFPKATDTSFKNKLYDQHLGKSSNFQKPKPAKGKAEAHFSLVHYAGTVDYNISGWLEKNKDPLNETVIGLYQKSSVKTLALLFAAYGGEAEAGGGGGKKGGKKKGSSFQTVSALFRENLNKLMANLRSTHPHFVRCIIPNETKTPGAMEHELVLHQLRCNGVLEGIRICRKGFPSRVLYADFKQRYRVLNASAIPEGQFMDSKKASEKLLGSIDVDHTQYRFGHTKVFFKAGLLGLLEEMRDDKLAEIITRTQARCRGFLMRVEYRRMVERRESIFCIQYNVRAFMNVKHWPWMKLFFKIKPLLKSAESEKEMANMKEEFEKTKEELAKSEAKRKELEEKMVALLQEKNDLQLQVQAEADSLADAEERCDQLIKTKIQLEAKIKEVTERAEDEEEINAELTAKKRKLEDECSELKKDIDDLELTLAKVEKEKHATENKVKNLTEEMAALDETIAKLTKEKKALQEAHQQTLDDLQAEEDKVNTLTKAKTKLEQQVDDLEGSLEQEKKLRMDLERAKRKLEGDLKLAHDSIMDLENDKQQLDEKLKKKDFEISQIQSKIEDEQALGMQLQKKIKELQARIEELEEEIEAERTSRAKAEKHRADLSRELEEISERLEEAGGATAAQIDMNKKREAEFQKMRRDLEEATLQHEATAAALRKKHADSTAELGEQIDNLQRVKQKLEKEKSELKMEIDDLASNMESVSKAKANLEKMCRTLEDQLSEIKTKEEQNQRMINDLNTQRARLQTESGEYSRQVEEKDALISQLSRGKQGFTQQIEELKRHLEEETKAKNALAHALQSARHDCDLLREQYEEEQEAKGELQRALSKANSEVAQWRTKYETDAIQRTEELEEAKKKLAQRLQDAEEHVEAVNAKCASLEKTKQRLQNEVEDLMIEVERSNAACAALDKKQKNFDKILAEWKQKYEETQAELEASQKESRSLSTELFKMKNAYEESLDHLETLKRENKNLQQEISDLTEQIAEGGKAIHELEKVKKQIEQEKSEIQASLEEAEASLEHEEGKILRLQLELNQVKSEIDRKIAEKDEEIDQLKRNHLRIVESMQSTLDAEIRSRNEALRLKKKMEGDLNEMEIQLSHANRVAAEAQKNLRNTQAVLKDTQIHLDDALRTQEDLKEQVAMVERRANLLQAEVEELRAALEQTERSRKVAEQELLDATERVQLLHTQNTSLINTKKKLETDVMQIQGEMEEMIQEARNAEEKAKKAITDAAMMAEELKKEQDTSAHLERMKKNLDQTVKDLQHRLDEAEQLALKGGKKQIQKLEARVRELEGEVDAEQKRSAEAVKGVRKYERRVKELTYQSEEDRKNILRLQDLVDKLQMKVKSYKRQAEEAEELSNVNLSKFRKIQHELEEAEERADIAESQVNKLRARSREFHGKKIEEEE, encoded by the exons ATGGCCTCTCCAGACTCTGAGATGGCAGCCTTTGGGGAGGCAGCTCCTTACCTCCGAAAGtcagaaaaggagagaattgAGGCCCAGAACAAGCCTTTTGATGCCAAGTCATCTGTCTTTGTGGTGCATCCTAAGGAATCCTTTGTGAAAGGGACAATCCAGAGCAAAGAATCAGGGAAGGTCACTGTCAAGACCGAAGCAGGAGAG ACCCTGACCGTGAAGGAAGATCAAATCTTCTCCATGAACCCTCCCAAGTATGATAAAATCGAGGACATGGCCATGATGACCCACCTCCACGAACCCGCTGTGCTGTACAACCTCAAAGAGCGTTATGCAGCCTGGATGATCTAC ACCTACTCGGGTCTCTTCTGTGTCACTGTCAACCCCTACAAGTGGCTGCCGGTGTACAACCCGGAGGTGGTGTTGGCCTACCGAGGCAAGAAGCGCCAGGAGGCCCCTCCACACATCTTCTCCATCTCTGACAATGCCTATCAGTTCATGCTGACTG ATCGCGAGAACCAGTCGATCCTGATCAC CGGAGAATCCGGTGCAGGGAAGACTGTGAACACAAAGCGTGTCATCCAGTACTTTGCAACAATTGCAGCGAGtggggagaagaagaaagaagaagcgTCTGGCAAAATGCAG GGAACGCTTGAGGATCAAATCATCAGCGCCAACCCACTGCTGGAGGCCTTTGGAAATGCCAAGACCGTGAGGAACGACAACTCCTCACGCTTT GGCAAATTCATCAGAATCCACTTTGGAGCCACAGGCAAACTGGCTTCTGCTGACATTGAAACTT ATCTGCTGGAGAAGTCCAGAGTCACTTTCCAGCTCAAGGCAGAAAGAAGCTACCACATATTTTATCAGATTATGTCCAACAAGAAGCCAGAGCTAATTG ACATGCTCCTCATTACCACCAACCCTTTTGACTTCCACTATGTGAGTCAAGGTGAGGTCACTGTTCCCAGCATTGATGACCAGGAGGAGCTGATGGCTACAGAT AGTGCCATTGACATCCTGGGCTTCACGGCTGATGAAAAAACAGCCATCTACAAGCTGACAGGGGCTGTCATGCACTACGGGAACCTGAAGTTCAAGCAGAAGCAACgagaggagcaggcagagcccgATGGCACAGAAG TGGCTGACAAGGCTGCCTACCTCATGGGCCTGAACTCAGCTGaattgctcaaagccctgtgtTATCCTCGTGTCAAGGTTGGGAATGAATATGTGACCAAAGGTCAAACTGTGGAACAG GTGAACAATGCAGTTGGTGCCCTGGCAAAAGCTGTCTATGAGAAGATGTTCCTGTGGATGGTTGTTCGTATCAACCAACAGCTGGACACTAAACAACCCAGACAGTACTTCATTGGTGTCCTGGACATTGCTGGCTTTGAGATCTTTGAT TTCAACAGCTTTGAGCAGCTGTGCATCAACTTCACCAATGAGAAGCTGCAACAGTTCTTCAACCACCACATGTTcgtgctggagcaggaagaGTACAAGAAGGAAGGAATTGAGTGGGAGTTCATTGACTTTGGGATGGACCTGGCTGCCTGCATTGAGCTCATTGAGAAG CCCATGGGCATCTTCTCCATCCTGGAAGAGGAGTGCATGTTCCCCAAGGCAACTGACACCTCTTTCAAGAACAAGCTCTACGACCAGCATCTGGGCAAGTCCAGCAACTTCCAGAAGCCCAAGCCTGCCAAAGGCAAGGCTGAGGCCCACTTCTCCCTGGTGCACTATGCTGGCACGGTGGACTACAACATCTCTGGTTGGCTTGAGAAGAACAAGGACCCTCTGAATGAAACTGTCATTGGGTTGTACCAGAAGTCCTCTGTGAAGACACTGGCTTTACTCTTTGCTGCCTATGGTGGGGAAGCAG aggctggtggtggtggtggcaagAAGGGTGGTAAGAAGAAGGGTTCTTCTTTCCAGACTGTCTCAGCTCTTTTCCGG GAGAATTTAAACAAGCTGATGGCCAACCTGAGAAGCACTCACCCCCATTTTGTCCGATGCATCAtcccaaatgaaacaaaaacacctG GTGCCATGGAGCATGAGCTGGTGCTGCATCAGCTGCGGTGCAACGGTGTGCTGGAAGGCATCAGAATTTGCAGGAAAGGATTCCCCAGCAGAGTCCTGTATGCTGACTTCAAACAGAG ataCAGAGTGCTTAATGCAAGTGCAATCCCAGAGGGACAGTTCATGGACAGCAAGAAGGCTTCAGAGAAGCTCCTTGGGTCCATCGATGTGGACCACACCCAGTACAGATTTGGTCACACCAAG GTGTTCTTCAAAGCTGGACTGCTGGGACTCCTGGAGGAGATGAGGGATGACAAGCTGGCAGAAATCATCACTCGCACACAAGCCAGGTGCAGGGGCTTCCTGATGAGAGTGGAGTATCGGAGAATGGTGGAGAGGAG gGAATCCATCTTCTGCATCCAGTACAATGTTCGTGCATTCATGAATGTGAAGCACTGGCCCTGGATGAAGCTGTTTTTCAAGATCAAGCCCTTGCTGAAGAGTGCAGAATCTGAGAAAGAGATGGCCAACATGaaggaggaatttgaaaaaacCAAGGAAGAGCTTGCAAAGTCTGAGGCAAAGAGGAAggagctggaagagaaaatggtggccctgctgcaggagaaaaatgacCTGCAGCTCCAAGTACAGGCG GAAGCAGATAGCCTGGCTGATGCTGAGGAAAGATGTGACCAGCtcatcaaaaccaaaatccagCTGGAAGCCAAAATTAAGGAGGTGACTGAAAGAGCCGAGGATGAGGAGGAAATTAATGCTGAGCTGACAGCCAAGAAGAGGAAACTGGAGGATGAATGTTCAGAGCTGAAGAAAGATATTGATGACCTTGAGTTAACGCTGGCCAaagtggagaaggaaaagcatgcCACTGAAAACAAG GTGAAAAACCTGACAGAGGAGATGGCAGCCCTGGACGAGACCATTGCCAAGCtgacaaaagagaagaaagcccTCCAAGAGGCCCATCAGCAGACACTGGATGACCTGCAGGCAGAAGAGGACAAAGTCAATACGCTGACCAAAGCTAAGAccaagctggagcagcaagtggACGAT CTGGAGGGGTCCCTGgagcaagagaagaaactgCGCATGGACCTTGAGAGAGCCAAGAGGAAACTCGAAGGAGACCTGAAGCTGGCCCATGACAGCATAATGGACTTGGAAAATGATAAGCAGCAGCTGGAcgagaaactgaagaa GAAAGACTTTGAAATCAGCCAGATCCAGAGCAAAATTGAGGATGAGCAAGCCCTGGGCATGCAATTACAGAAGAAGATCAAGGAGCTGCAG GCTCGTATTGAGGAACTGGAGGAGGAAATTGAGGCAGAGCGAACCTCTCGggcaaaagcagagaagcatCGGGCTGACCTCTCGAGGGAGCTAGAGGAGATCAGCGAGCGCTTGGAGGAAGCAGGAGGGGCTACGGCAGCTCAGATTGATATGAACAAGAAGCGTGAGGCAGAATTTCAGAAGATGCGCCGCGACCTCGAAGAGGCCACGCTGCAGCACGAAGCGACGGCTGCTGCCCTGCGGAAGAAGCATGCGGACAGCACCGCTGAGCTTGGGGAGCAGATCGACAACCTGCAACGGGtgaagcagaagctggagaaggagaagagtGAGCTGAAGATGGAGATTGACGACTTGGCCAGCAACATGGAGTCCGTCTCCAAAGCCAAG GCAAACCTGGAGAAGATGTGCCGCACTCTGGAAGACCAGCTGAGTGAGATTAAAACAAAGGAGGAGCAGAATCAGCGCATGATCAATGACCTCAATACCCAAAGGGCTCGTCTGCAGACAGAATCAG GTGAATATTCACgccaggtggaggaaaaggATGCTCTGATTTCTCAGCTGTCTAGGGGCAAGCAAGGATTTACCCAACAGATTGAGGAACTCAAGAGACAtttagaggaagaaacaaag GCCAAGAACGCCCTGGCCCACGCCTTGCAGTCTGCTCGCCACGACTGTGACTTGCTCCGGGAACAGTatgaggaggagcaggaagccAAGGGGGAGCTGCAGCGTGCCCTGTCCAAGGCCAACAGCGAAGTGGCCCAGTGGAGAACCAAATACGAGACAGACGCTATTCAGCGCacggaggagctggaggaggccaA GAAGAAGCTGGCACAGCGcctgcaggatgcagaggaaCACGTTGAAGCTGTGAATGCCAAATGTGCCTCCctggaaaagacaaagcagaggctgcagaatGAAGTAGAGGACTTGATGATTGAAGTGGAGCGATCGAACGCTGCCTGCGCAGCTCTGGATAAGAAGCAGAAGAACTTTGACAAG atCCTGGCAGAATGGAAGCAGAAGTATGAGGAAACGCAGGCTGAGCTGGAAGCCTCCCAGAAGGAGTCTCGCTCTCTCAGCACGGAGCTCTTTAAGATGAAGAATGCCTATGAGGAGTCCTTGGACCACCTGGAAACGCTGAAGCGTGAGAACAAGAACTTGCAGC AGGAGATTTCCGACCTCACGGAGCAGATTGCGGAGGGAGGAAAAGCGATTCATGAGCTGGAGAAAGTCAAGAAGCAGATTGAGCAGGAGAAGTCTGAAATCCAGGCCTCACTGGAAGAAGCTGAG GCCTCCCTAGAACACGAAGAGGGGAAGATCCTGCGCCTCCAGCTTGAGCTCAACCAGGTGAAGTCTGAGATTGACAGGAAGATAGCAGAGAAGGATGAGGAGATTGACCAGCTGAAGAGAAACCACCTCAGAATTGTGGAGTCCATGCAGAGCACCCTGGACGCTGAGATCAGGAGCAGGAATGAAGCCTTGCGGCTGAAGAAGAAGATGGAGGGAGACCTGAATGAAATGGAGATCCAGCTGAGCCACGCCAACCGCGTGGCTGCAGAGGCACAAAAGAACCTGAGAAACACACAGGCGGTGCTCAAG GATACCCAGATACACTTGGACGATGCTCTCCGGACACAGGAGGACCTGAAGGAGCAGGTGGCCATGGTGGAGCGCAGGGCAAACCTCTTGCAGGCTGAAGTAGAGGAGCTACGGGCAGCCCTGGAGCAGACGGAGCGGTCAAGGAAAGTGGCTGAGCAGGAGCTCCTGGATGCCACTGAACGTGTGCAGCTCCTCCACACCCAG AACACCAGCTTGATCAACACCAAGAAGAAGCTGGAAACAGACGTCATGCAAATTCAGGGTGAAATGGAGGAGATGATCCAGGAAGCCCGCAATGCTGAAGAGAAGGCCAAGAAGGCCATCACAGAT GCAGCCATGATGGCCGAAGAGCTGAAGAAGGAGCAGGACACCAGCGCCCACCTGGAGAGGATGAAGAAGAACCTGGACCAGACGGTGAAGGACCTGCAGCACCGCCTGGATGAAGCTGAGCAGTTGGCGCTGAAAGGAGGCAAGAAGCAAATCCAGAAGCTGGAGGCCAGA GTGCGGGAGCTGGAAGGGGAGGTTGATGCTGAGCAGAAGCGCAGCGCTGAGGCCGTGAAGGGCGTGCGCAAGTACGAGAGGAGGGTGAAGGAGCTGACCTACCAG TCTGAGGAAGACCGCAAGAATATTCTGAGGCTGCAGGATCTGGTGGACAAGCTGCAGATGAAGGTGAAATCCTACAAGAGACAAGCTGAGGAGGCT GAGGAGCTGTCCAATGTCAACCTCTCCAAGTTCCGCAAGATCCAGCACGAGCTGGAGGAAGCCGAGGAGCGGGCTGACATTGCAGAGTCGCAGGTCAACAAGCTCCGAGCAAGGAGCCGGGAGTTTCATGGCAAGAAGATAGAAGAGGAAGAGTGA